One window of Triticum dicoccoides isolate Atlit2015 ecotype Zavitan chromosome 5A, WEW_v2.0, whole genome shotgun sequence genomic DNA carries:
- the LOC119303082 gene encoding DNA repair protein XRCC4-like, protein MAAAPRHSCAKLSVAVEDPKAPGGGGIFVKATWLPTRFSLAVTDGAGAWVADASDAEVRLRAEQWDQPVSEYLALAERYLAFHQPSSTYSFHEAGAGRRLSWTFEKQGTKLEWRWKLQPAPHPQQTIAEVLDFLMDANIRLSEEVVRKTQSFEKVKQEAENCLQQSERFNTEKAEFEQASFTKFVAVLNSKKAKLRQLKDRIAALESADKATKEEEEEAGHSTDRTEPIEEGSDKDHSVNDEPSETGSGGDPYSSPEKSAAAATSRGRRGRKRTRK, encoded by the exons ATGGCGGCGGCGCCGAGGCACAGCTGCGCGAAGCTCTCGGTGGCGGTCGAGGACCCCAaggcgccgggcggcggcggcatattcgtGAAGGCCACGTGGCTCCCCACCCGcttctccctcgccgtcaccgacgGCGCCGGCGCCTGGGTCGCCGACGCCTCCGACGCCGAGGTGCGCCTCCGGGCCGAGCAGTGGGACCAGCCCGTCTCCGAGTACCTCGCCCTCGCCGAGCGCTACCTCGCCTTCCACCAGCCCTCCTCCACCTACTCCTTCCACGAGGCTGGTGCCGGCCGCAGG TTGTCATGGACATTCGAAAAACAAGGTACCAAGCTGGAATGGCGTTGGAAACTGCAGCCGGCACCCCACCCGCAACAGACTATTGCTGAGGTCTTGGATTTTCTTATGGATGCAAATATACGCTTGAGT GAAGAGGTTGTCAGGAAGACACAATCATTTGAGAAGGTCAAACAAGAAGCTGAGAATTGCTTGCAACAGAGTGAAAGATTTAACACCGAGAAGGCTGAGTTTGAGCAAGCCTCCTTTACAAAG TTCGTGGCCGTTCTGAACTCGAAGAAGGCCAAGCTGAGACAGCTCAAGGACAGAATCGCGGCGCTCGAATCCGCCGACAAGGctacaaaggaggaggaggaggaggcgggccaCTCCACCGACAGGACAGAGCCTATCGAGGAAGGGAGCGACAAAGATCACAGCGTCAACGACGAGCCCTCGGAGACGGGCAGCGGCGGCGACCCCTACAGCTCCCCCGAgaagtccgccgccgccgccacctccaggGGCCGGAGGGGGCGCAAGAGGACGCGGAAGTGA
- the LOC119303081 gene encoding disease resistance protein RGA5-like, whose protein sequence is MDGGGGIMASAATGAMSSLLAKLAELLGEDCYQHQMQRGTRREVAFLRDELSSMNALLERLADADAAAPLDPQTREWRDQVREMSYDVEDCVDEYMGQLRRRSGGGGGGVVGLILGYVGRVREMVSRRGIAEQIQELSARVVEAGHRRKRYKIDAAAASPSGAGVVPVDCRLPALYAELGGLVGVHGPRDELVRLLDDGEERMTVVSVVGAGGLGKTTLANQVYRNIRDRFDCKSFVSLSQNPDIGMIFRTMLSQVKKDECEITGSGDMEQLINELRDFLQDKRYLIVIDDVWSTQAWKIIKCAFGENTCGSRIIVTTRIGTVAKSCSSPDCDLVYELKALSEDHSKMLFFRRIFGSEDRCPHQLKEVSVEIVKKCGGLPLAIITMASLLTTKSDTREEWMKVCGSIGFGLEKNSDVEEMNMVLSLSYNDLPHHLRTCLLYMSMFPEDYVIKRDYLVRRWIAEGFIKVFGGRTIEEEGECYFNELINRSLIQAVDFQYDGRVYACRVHDLILDLIVSKAVEDNFVTIFTDKRQVLRPQGKVHRLSSDCTNAENMLTCSKAVAHVRSLNMFRYSGRMPPLLNFRALRVLDLDGNEDLESCYLEDIGKLFQLRYLRIRASNNITLPEQIGELQLLVILDLLNCYGTSELPASIAKLRNLKWLLAHRVKLPNGVCNMQALESVSLVVVDYTTPVTALQELGSLTKLRNLGMDWRISDANKDKMTYADNLVSSLGKLGTSNLRCLTLISPWSLSFLLDSWCPRPHHLQELTIKGWCLRKIPVWMASLANLTYLDIEVEVVQETLEVLADFPVLQFLKSYSNAADPQERCLVVSNNGFRCLKKLNFVHWTNLMFLEGAMPMLERLEFQIIVHEVKTASGFGCPLDLGIRHLYALRNLAVNIYCECARVEEVEALEAAIQAAVSMLPNSPTPTLRRFREPEMLADDAEQ, encoded by the exons ATGGACGGGGGCGGCGGGATCATGGCGAGCGCCGCGACGGGGGCGATGAGCTCCCTGCTCGCCAAGCTGGCCGAGCTGCTGGGGGAGGACTGCTACCAGCACCAGATGCAGAGGGGCACGCGGCGGGAGGTGGCCTTCCTGCGGGACGAGCTGAGCAGCATGAACGCGCTCCTCGAGCGGctggccgacgccgacgccgcggCGCCGCTCGACCCGCAGACCAGGGAGTGGAGGGACCAGGTGCGGGAGATGAGCTACGACGTCGAGGACTGCGTCGACGAGTACATGGGCCAGCTCCGCCgccgctccggcggcggcggcggcggcgtggtgggGCTCATCCTCGGCTACGTGGGCAGGGTGAGGGAGATGGTGTCGCGCCGCGGGATCGCGGAGCAGATCCAGGAGCTCAGCGCGCGCGTCGTCGAGGCTGGCCACCGCCGGAAGAGGTACAAGATTGATGCGGCGGCGGCTAGCCCTAGTGGCGCCGGCGTGGTGCCGGTCGACTGCCGGCTGCCGGCGCTCTACGCGGAGCTGGGGGGCCTTGTCGGCGTCCACGGTCCGAGGGACGAGCTCGTCAGGCTGCTGGACGATGGAGAAGAGAGGATGACGGTGGTGTCAGTTGTGGGGGCTGGAGGATTAGGCAAGACCACTCTTGCTAATCAGGTGTACCGAAACATCAGAGATCGATTCGATTGCAAATCCTTTGTTTCCTTGTCACAAAATCCTGACATTGGGATGATCTTCCGAACAATGCTCTCTCAAGTCAAAAAAGATGAGTGTGAAATCACTGGATCAGGTGACATGGAGCAGCTCATCAATGAATTGAGGGATTTCCTACAGGATAAGAG ATATTTGATCGTAATTGACGACGTATGGAGCACCCAAGCCTGGAAGATTATCAAATGTGCTTTCGGCGAGAATACTTGTGGCAGTAGAATAATTGTGACAACCAGAATCGGCACCGTCGCGAAATCATGCTCCTCCCCTGATTGTGATCTTGTATATGAACTGAAGGCGCTGAGTGAGGATCACTCCAAGATGTTATTCTTCAGAAGAATTTTCGGCTCTGAAGATAGATGCCCACATCAACTCAAGGAAGTTTCAGTTGAAATTGTAAAGAAATGTGGTGGTTTACCTTTGGCAATCATTACCATGGCTAGTCTGTTAACCACCAAGTCAGACACAAGAGAAGAGTGGATGAAGGTTTGTGGTTCGATTGGTTTTGGACTCGAGAAAAACTCCGATGTGGAGGAAATGAACATGGTACTATCTCTGAGTTATAACGATCTTCCTCATCATTTAAGGACCTGCTTATTGTATATGAGTATGTTTCCTGAAGATTATGTGATCAAGAGGGATTATTTGGTAAGAAGGTGGATAGCAGAAGGGTTCATCAAGGTTTTTGGAGGCAGGACTatagaggaggagggggaatgctaTTTTAATGAACTCATAAACAGAAGCCTGATCCAAGCGGTGGATTTTCAATACGACGGCAGAGTATATGCGTGCCGGGTGCATGATTTGATCCTCGATCTAATTGTATCCAAGGCGGTCGAAGATAATTTTGTTACTATATTTACTGACAAAAGACAAGTACTGCGCCCGCAAGGCAAAGTTCACCGACTCTCATCTGACTGCACTAATGCAGAAAATATGTTAACATGTTCCAAGGCTGTTGCTCATGTTCGATCCCTCAACATGTTCAGGTACTCTGGACGAATGCCTCCTCTTTTGAATTTCCGGGCTCTAAGAGTGCTAGATCTAGATGGCAATGAGGATTTGGAAAGCTGCTATCTTGAAGATATAGGGAAATTGTTTCAGTTGAGATACCTAAGGATTCGAGCAAGTAACAACATTACACTTCCGGAACAAATAGGAGAGCTGCAGTTATTGGTGATATTGGACCTTCTCAACTGTTATGGTACAAGCGAACTGCCTGCAAGTATTGCTAAACTTCGGAATTTGAAATGGTTACTTGCTCATCGCGTCAAATTGCCTAATGGAGTCTGCAACATGCAAGCTCTAGAGTCTGTGTCACTTGTAGTTGTGGACTACACCACCCCGGTAACCGCACTACAAGAGCTGGGCAGCTTGACCAAACTGAGAAACCTTGGAATGGATTGGCGCATCAGTGATGCAAACAAGGATAAAATGACATACGCAGATAATCTTGTTTCATCGCTTGGCAAACTAGGCACCTCTAACCTTCGATGTTTAACGCTCATCAGTCCATGGTCACTGAGCTTCCTGTTGGATTCCTGGTGCCCTCGTCCTCACCACCTTCAGGAACTAACAATCAAAGGTTGGTGTCTCAGAAAGATCCCAGTGTGGATGGCCTCACTGGCCAACCTCACCTACCTAGACATCGAGGTTGAAGTTGTACAGGAAACCCTCGAGGTGCTTGCGGACTTCCCTGTCTTGCAGTTTCTCAAGTCATACTCAAATGCAGCAGACCCCCAAGAAAGATGTCTAGTTGTCAGCAACAATGGGTTCCGATgtctgaagaaactgaactttgtCCATTGGACGAATCTGATGTTCTTGGAAGGAGCGATGCCGATGCTCGAAAGGCTCGAGTTTCAGATCATTGTGCATGAAGTGAAAACTGCATCTGGATTTGGTTGTCCTCTTGATCTTGGCATCCGCCACCTCTATGCCCTCAGGAACCTTGCTGTCAACATCTACTGTGAGTGTGCGAGAGTGGAGGAGGTCGAGGCATTAGAGGCTGCTATTCAGGCTGCTGTCAGTATGCTGCCCAACAGTCCGACACCGACACTACGTAGGTTTCGTGAACCGGAGATGCTAGCAGATGATGCAGAACAATAA